One window of Camelina sativa cultivar DH55 chromosome 4, Cs, whole genome shotgun sequence genomic DNA carries:
- the LOC104779574 gene encoding F-box protein PP2-B5: protein MGQKHGVDARGKGGKFCGCWEIITEFINGSSPSFDDLPDDCLSIISSFTTTPRDAFLAALVSKSFRLQFDSDSVWEKFLPSPDYVSQIPKSRVFSSKKELYFALCDPFPNHNGRMSFRLDKASGKKCVMLSARKLLIRGATNPRYWKWISIPESRFEKVPELLDIDTFNIRGALNTRNISPGTHYSTYIVYTKTSHCYGFQNCPIQVGVGFHGYVMPKTSIYLDTVKKWPGRNIEYSKKRKDGWMEVKIGDFFNEEGFMGFDDLIEVSVLDVTRRLSTKRGVIIEGIEFRPKDTSQ, encoded by the exons ATGGGCCAAAAACACGGCGTTGACGCAAGAGGCAAAGGTGGAAAATTTTGTGGTTGTTGGGAGATTATCACCGAATTTATCAATGGTTCTTCGCCCTCTTTCGATGACTTGCCAGACGATTGCTTATCTATCATAAGCTCTTTCACAACTACTCCACGGGACGCGTTCCTCGCTGCTTTGGTTTCGAAAAGCTTCAGATTGCAGTTCGATTCCGATAGTGTATGGGAGAAGTTTTTACCTTCGCCGGATTATGTATCTCAGATTCCGAAATCGCGAGTTTTCTCATCCAAGAAGGAGCTCTATTTCGCTCTTTGCGATCCTTTTCCAAACCACAATGGCAGAatg AGCTTCAGGTTAGATAAAGCGAGTGGGAAGAAGTGCGTAATGTTATCTGCAAGGAAACTATTGATCCGAGGGGCAACAAATCCTCGATATTGGAAATGGATTTCAATTCCTGAATCTAG GTTTGAAAAAGTACCAGAACTTCTTGATATAGATACTTTCAACATACGTGGTGCCTTGAATACTCGAAACATATCCCCAGGAACTCATTATTCAACTTACATTGTATACACAAAAACATCTCATTGTTATGGCTTTCAAAATTGTCCCATACAAGTTGGAGTTGGATTTCATGGATATGTAATGCCTAAGACATCCATATATTTGGATACGGTAAAAAAGTGGCCAGGAAGGAATATAGAGTATTCAAAAAAGAGGAAAGATGGGTGGATGGAGGTAAAGATTGGGGATTTCTTCAATGAAGAAGGATTTATGGGTTTCGATGATCTAATTGAGGTGAGTGTTCTAGATGTTACTCGCCGCCTTAGTACGAAGAGAGGTGTGATTATTGAAGGCATTGAATTCCGGCCAAAGGATACTAGTCAGTAA
- the LOC104779575 gene encoding putative F-box protein PP2-B6 gives MGQKHGVDSRGKGRKVPSSSSMKQKHHVESSGGGGGEIVLGPSPFDDLPEECIFKIISLTSPRDVCISASVSKSFACVVKSDCIWEKFLLSEYESLVPPWRAFSSKKELYFTLCYDPVLIEDGKKSFWLETASGKKCVMLAAKELWITEGNNLDHWQWIKLAESSFEKVPELLNVCSFEMGGSMSTQILSLGTHYTAYIVYKLKDVRHGLRDLPIQVGVGFKGQEMPKRFICFDDKFKKLPKKRGDGWMEAEIGDFFNEGGSMGYDEIEVSIVDVAIRPNPKGGLIIEGIEFRPKG, from the exons ATGGGCCAAAAACACGGCGTTGACTCTAGAGGCAAAGGCAGAAAAGTTCCCAGTTCTTCATCGATGAAGCAAAAACACCACGTCGAATCTAGCGGTGGAGGCGGAGGAGAAATCGTTCTGGGGCCTTCGCCATTCGATGACTTGCCAGAGGAGTGCATCTTTAAGATAATCTCTCTTACAAGTCCACGGGACGTGTGCATCTCCGCTTCAGTTTCAAAATCTTTTGCATGTGTGGTCAAGTCAGATTGCATATGGGAGAAGTTTCTTCTGTCGGAGTATGAATCTTTGGTTCCTCCGTGGAGAGCTTTCTCATCGAAGAAAGAACTTTATTTCACTCTTTGCTACGATCCTGTTCTAATTGAAGATGGCAAAAAG agCTTTTGGTTAGAGACAGCGAGTGGTAAAAAGTGTGTAATGTTAGCTGCAAAGGAACTGTGGATCACAGAGGGTAATAATCTTGACCATTGGCAATGGATTAAACTTGCTGAATCTAG TTTTGAAAAGGTACCAGAGCTTCTCAATGTTTGCTCTTTCGAGATGGGTGGTAGTATGAGTACGCAGATTCTATCTTTAGGAACTCATTACACAGCTTACATCGTGTACAAGTTAAAGGACGTACGTCATGGCTTACGAGACTTGCCTATACAAGTTGGTGTTGGATTTAAAGGACAAGAAATGCCTAAACGATTCATATGCTTTGACgataaattcaaaaaattgcCAAAGAAGAGGGGTGATGGGTGGATGGAGGCAGAGATTGGGGATTTCTTCAATGAAGGAGGATCAATGGGTTATGATGAAATTGAGGTGAGTATTGTAGACGTTGCAATACGCCCCAATCCGAAGGGTGGTCTGATCATTGAAGGAATTGAATTCCGACCAAAGGGATAG